In one Niallia taxi genomic region, the following are encoded:
- a CDS encoding IclR family transcriptional regulator, which yields MQSKNKTVVKSMDILNLFLHHSKLSFNEIVQFSGIPKTSVHRMVLSLEEMGLLAKNEEDSKYSLGLLFLQFGHLVAERLDIRQVALPVMHRLHQEVGEAVNLIVRDGSEAIYIEKLDTKQPVRLYTAIGRRTPLYAGACSRVILAFLPYMERERYIDETELKQVASGTIVDKGKLRQAIVESRENGYSVSYSELEDYTAALAAPVFNFKGEIVAGISIAGLDVNYREDKLESLAEKVKAAALEVSQKLGFIK from the coding sequence TTGCAAAGCAAAAATAAAACGGTTGTAAAGTCGATGGATATTCTTAATCTTTTTCTTCATCATTCAAAGCTGAGTTTTAATGAAATAGTGCAGTTTTCAGGGATTCCAAAGACATCTGTGCACCGAATGGTATTGTCACTTGAGGAAATGGGGCTGCTGGCTAAGAATGAGGAAGATAGCAAGTATTCGCTTGGTCTTTTGTTTTTACAGTTCGGTCATTTGGTGGCAGAGCGACTTGATATTAGGCAGGTGGCCTTGCCTGTAATGCATCGGCTTCATCAGGAGGTTGGCGAGGCTGTTAATTTGATAGTTCGGGATGGAAGTGAGGCTATCTATATTGAAAAGCTCGATACGAAACAACCTGTAAGGCTGTATACGGCAATAGGGAGAAGGACACCTCTTTATGCGGGAGCCTGTTCGCGAGTCATTCTTGCATTTCTGCCTTACATGGAGCGGGAGCGGTATATTGATGAAACAGAATTAAAGCAGGTAGCGTCTGGGACAATTGTTGATAAAGGAAAGCTGCGTCAAGCGATAGTAGAATCTCGAGAGAATGGTTATTCTGTCAGCTATTCAGAGCTGGAGGATTATACGGCGGCGCTGGCTGCTCCGGTCTTTAACTTTAAAGGGGAAATTGTTGCCGGTATCAGCATTGCTGGCCTTGATGTTAATTATCGAGAGGACAAGCTTGAATCACTTGCTGAAAAAGTTAAGGCAGCAGCGCTAGAGGTATCGCAAAAATTAGGATTCATAAAATAA